From the Corythoichthys intestinalis isolate RoL2023-P3 chromosome 13, ASM3026506v1, whole genome shotgun sequence genome, one window contains:
- the si:ch73-290k24.6 gene encoding WW domain binding protein 1-like isoform X3, which produces MEYHSGGSLPRYCPGANANGGYLCETGHCCGETGCCTYYYELWWFWLLWTALIVFSCCCAYRHRRAKVRAQQQRRRQREIGLLACQGPASYPASALDLSFLASLKLPSYEEVAAQPSTPPPPYSSVFTAPRYPQPPRAADPHLLTLHRPLSDGPSSLSSENSSSCSCDSCCPSSPCSSSPSAPLTYETDTSHASTPSEAAAALPLDVEAPPSPSTDAAAVPTPPPPVGPEPASEKPESPGPGEGATLSALAPPRTSLPARPSPSPPKQTLFSPCVDVFPAEPDEAEEEEDDDVDADESQYRHRRLTGDSGIEVCRCRVRGQEAREEDAEPESDAGGKDPDLHDSVDCPSKRACRPAEDACEVAVVAETA; this is translated from the exons ATGGAGTACCACTCCGGTGGCAGCCTGCCCCGCTATTGCCCCGGCGCCAACGCCAATGGCGGCTACCTCTGCGAGACGGGTCACTGCTGCGGCGAGACCGGCTGCTGCACGTACTACTACGAGCTGTGGT GGTTCTGGTTGCTGTGGACGGCCCTCATCGTGTTCAGCTGCTGTTGCGCCTACCGCCACCGGCGCGCCAAAGTGCGCGCGCAGCAGCAGCGCCGACGCCAGCGAGAGATCGGCCTGCTCGCGTGCCAGGGCCCCGCCTCCTACCCGGCCTCCGCGCTGGACCTCA GTTTCCTAGCGTCGCTCAAGCTGCCGTCGTACGAGGAAGTGGCGGCTCAGCCCTCCACGCCGCCTCCTCCCTATAGCTCCGTCTTCACGGCGCCGCGCTACCCGCAGCCCCCCCGCGCCGCCGACCCCCACCTGCTCACCCTTCACCGCCCGCTCAGCGACGGCCCCTCCTCGCTCAGCTCGGAGAACAG CTCCAGCTGCTCCTGCGACTCCTGCTGTCCTTCATCCCCGTGTAGCTCCTCCCCCTCCGCTCCCCTGACCTACGAGACGGACACGAGCCACGCCTCCACGCctagcgaggcggcggcggccctcCCCTTGGACGTCGAGGCTCCGCCCTCTCCCAGCACAGACGCGGCGGCGGTCCCCACCCCGCCGCCGCCCGTAGGCCCGGAGCCCGCCTCCGAAAAGCCCGAGTCGCCCGGGCCCGGCGAGGGCGCGACGCTCTCCGCCCTCGCTCCTCCACGTACCTCCTTACCCGCCCGGCCTTCTCCGTCCCCGCCCAAGCAGACGCTCTTCTCGCCGTGCGTGGACGTCTTTCCGGCGGAGCCGGACGAggcggaggaggaggaggacgacGACGTGGACGCCGACGAGAGCCAGTACCGCCACCGCAGATTGACCGGCGACTCGGGCATCGAAGTGTGCCGCTGCCGCGTCCGAGGCCAGGAGGCGCGGGAGGAAGACGCGGAGCCGGAGAGCGACGCCGGGGGAAAGGACCCCGATCTCCACGACAGCGTCGACTGTCCCTCCAAGCGCGCGTGCCGCCCCGCCGAAGACGCGTGCGAGGTCGCCGTCGTCGCGGAAACGGCTTGA
- the si:ch73-290k24.6 gene encoding reticulon-4 receptor isoform X1: MLSLAVFLCAGVTAVTAADGCYGDRDKDNRPRLNCTAARLGALPEGLPPTTEVLLFARNLFSSLSWESFQIMSELHELDLTANEVGLVTVSAVPLLLRLAVLRLGRNRLTALPGRAFFACPALTELHLEDNAIESLKDDTFAGLGILEVLDLSSNRIRVLPPFLLRPLVAIETIYLENNLVGEVPDDWFNPKEDVPFLFLSANSWACFCSLTYLSAYLGDFFFNFYVRDGTIISRDPRSLVCHSPPWLKDRAVYDVHRDDLCRSTTPPQTVPTAPSAGPTGESRDEGGRGDGAVIWRPAVTEGQDEGGRGDGAVVWRPAQTASFFSLPGRTVTTMSYLATLTPSLPTTVGRQRGWNESSAASFGRPPSAGVFCVWLLAGYACLCAMGLGCTLLTLAKLAVLYKVAYEPLSATLARGRGGTAEGGAEAVYRSMLFVSRESREAYRTTLYREPGTQVALQQWSDAMGGGQDAEGGAGWRQRFSVLLRQERAEPGGVREERDWVVGEWLAQYLPGVTRDVAPLPVL, encoded by the exons ATGCTCTCGTTAGCCGTATTCCTCTGTGCCGGCGTTACCGCGGTGACCGCCGCGGACGGTTGCTACGGCGACCGGGATAAGGACAACCGTCCGCGGCTAAACTGCACGGCGGCCCGTCTCGGCGCTCTCCCCGAGGGTCTCCCACCTACCACCGAG GTCCTCTTGTTTGCCAGGAACCTGTTCTCCAGCCTGTCTTGGGAATCCTTCCAGATCATGAGCGAGCTGCACGAGCTGGACCTGACGGCCAACGAG GTGGGTCTGGTGACCGTAAGCGCCGTGCCGCTTCTGCTGCGCCTCGCCGTCCTCCGACTCGGACGCAATCGCCTGACGGCTCTGCCCGGCCGGGCCTTCTTCGCTTGCCCCGCCCTGACGGAGCTCCACCTGGAGGACAACGCCATCGAGTCCTTGAAGGACGACACTTTCGCCGGACTGGGAATTTTAGAG GTCCTCGACCTGTCGTCCAATCGCATCCGAGTTCTTCCGCCCTTCTTGCTCCGCCCCTTGGTTGCCATAGAAACGATCTACCTGGAAAACAACCTG GTCGGCGAGGTTCCGGACGATTGGTTCAACCCGAAGGAGGACGTGCCCTTCCTGTTTCTCTCCGCCAACTCGTGGGCGTGTTTCTGCTCGCTGACGTACCTGAGCGCGTACTTGGGCGACTTCTTCTTCAACTTCTACGTACGGGACGGCACAATCATCTCAAGAGACCCCAGAAGTTTG GTGTGTCACTCGCCTCCGTGGTTGAAAGACAGAGCCGTCTACGACGTCCATCGGGATGACCTGTGTCGGTCTACCACGCCGCCACAGACCGTCCCCACGGCTCCGTCCGCCGGCCCGACCGGCGAGAGTCGGGATGAAGGCGGCAGAGGCGACGGGGCCGTTATTTGGCGTCCCGCGGTCACTGAAGGTCAAGATGAAGGCGGTAGAGGCGACGGAGCCGTTGTTTGGCGTCCCGCGCAAACCGCTTCCTTCTTCTCGCTCCCTGGCCGCACCGTCACCACGATGTCGTACCTCGCGACTCTGACTCCGTCGCTTCCGACCACTGTCGGCCGGCAGCGTGGATGGAACGAGAGCAGCGCGGCGTCCTTTGGCCGCCCGCCCAGCGCCGGTGTATTTTGCGTGTGGTTGTTGGCCGGTTACGCGTGTCTGTGCGCGATGGGGTTAGGGTGTACCCTCCTGACTTTAGCCAAACTCGCGGTCTTGTACAAAGTAGCGTACGAACCGCTAAGCGCCACGCTCGCCAGGGGACGCGGGGGGACGGCGGAAGGCGGCGCCGAGGCCGTTTATCGTTCGATGCTTTTCGTTAGCCGCGAATCCCGTGAGGCGTACAGGACGACCCTGTACCGCGAACCCGGGACGCAGGTGGCGCTGCAGCAATGGAGCGACGCGATGGGCGGGGGTCAGGACGCCGAAGGGGGTGCCGGGTGGAGGCAACGCTTCAGCGTGCTTCTACGCCAGGAGAGAGCGGAGCCGGGCGGGGTGAGGGAGGAGCGAGATTGGGTGGTGGGCGAGTGGCTGGCGCAGTATCTTCCGGGCGTGACCCGTGATGTCGCTCCGCTTCCTGTTTTATAG
- the LOC130928348 gene encoding steroid 17-alpha-hydroxylase/17,20 lyase, whose product MLASVFSWPLISAPLFLAALAAVLVAATRRSGGGMPGLPRLPLVGSLPWLGGGAPPHLLFTHLGRRYGPLFELYLGPHRTVVVNDHVHAREVLLRRGRDFAGRPSTVTTDLLTRGGKDIAFADFSPLWKLHRRLVHASFALFGEGSDRLWDIVLSEADGLCAELLSGEARGFDPSLAVTAAVTNVVCTLVFGTAYKRGDGELEEVMRYNHGIVRTIARGGLVDIFSWMKVFPNASLDELKACIAVRDRLLTRKLREHKASPSDADPRDLLDALLKGQSSPGPDGEVITDDHVLMTAAEAFGAGVETTSTTLLWILAYFLHHPEVQKRAQEELDREVGDRAVRAADRVRLPYLDAVINEGMRIRPVSPVLIPHVATTDSSIGRHAVRRGTRVLVNMWAIHHHPDHWDRPDSFVPDRFLDDRGRRVTPSCFLPFGAGPRICVGESLARTELFLFLSSLLQRMSFTPPLGDSPPDLRGRLGVVLQPLPYKIAVTPRSGWDLGAPASVNEKPL is encoded by the exons ATGTTGGCCTCCGTCTTTTCTTGGCCGCTCATTTCAGCGCCGCTGTTCCTGGCCGCGCTCGCCGCCGTCTTGGTGGCGGCAACTCGGCGCTCCGGCGGCGGGATGCCGGGCCTACCGCGACTGCCCCTTGTGGGAAGTCTTCCTTGGCTGGGGGGAGGCGCCCCCCCTCACTTGCTCTTCACGCACTTGGGCCGCAG GTACGGGCCCCTGTTCGAGCTCTACCTCGGGCCACATCGCACGGTGGTTGTCAACGACCACGTCCACGCCAGAGAAGTTCTCCTGCGAAGAGGTCGGGATTTCGCCGGACGCCCCAGCACG GTGACCACCGATCTGCTAACAAGAGGCGGGAAAGACATCGCCTTCGCCGACTTCTCGCCTCTGTGGAAGCTGCACCGCCGCCTGGTGCACGCTTCCTTTGCTCTGTTCGGAGAAGGGAGCGACCGCTTGTGGGACATCG TTCTGTCCGAGGCGGACGGTCTATGCGCCGAACTCCTGTCCGGCGAGGCCCGCGGCTTCGACCCGTCGCTCGCGGTGACCGCGGCCGTCACCAACGTCGTGTGCACGCTCGTGTTCGGCACCGCCTACAAACGCGGGGACGGGGAGCTGGAAGAGGTGATGCGCTATAACCACGGTATCGTGCGCACCATCGCGAGGGGAGGACTGGTCGACATCTTCTCCTGGATGAAG GTATTCCCGAACGCGTCGCTGGACGAGCTGAAAGCGTGCATCGCAGTGCGAGACCGCCTTCTCACGCGAAAGCTGCGGGAACACAAG GCGTCGCCGAGCGACGCCGACCCCAGAGATCTCCTGGACGCTTTGCTGAAGGGTCAGAGTTCACCCGGGCCCGACGGCGAGGTCATCACGGACGACCACGTGTTGATGACGGCGGCGGAGGCCTTCGGCGCCGGCGTGGAGACCACGTCCACCACGCTGCTCTGGATCCTGGCCTACTTTTTACATCACCCTGAG GTCCAAAAGCGCGCACAGGAGGAACTGGACCGAGAGGTGGGCGATCGGGCGGTACGCGCGGCGGACCGCGTGCGGCTCCCGTATCTGGACGCCGTCATCAATGAGGGAATGCGGATCCGGCCGGTCAGCCCGGTACTGATCCCGCACGTCGCCACGACTGACAGCAG CATCGGCCGTCACGCCGTCCGACGCGGGACTCGGGTGTTGGTCAACATGTGGGCTATCCATCACCACCCCGACCACTGGGACCGACCGGACTCGTTCGTGCCAG ATCGTTTCCTCGATGACCGGGGTCGCCGGGTCACGCCCTCCTGCTTCCTGCCTTTCGGGGCGGGGCCTCGCATCTGCGTGGGCGAATCGCTAGCCAGGACGGAGCTGTTTCTATTCCTGTCCTCCTTGCTCCAGCGAATGAGCTTTACGCCGCCGCTCGGGGATTCGCCGCCCGACCTGCGGGGACGTCTCGGCGTGGTCTTGCAGCCGCTACCTTACAAAATCGCCGTCACGCCGCGGTCCGGGTGGGACCTCGGCGCTCCGGCTAGCGTGAATGAGAAACCGCTATGA
- the si:ch73-290k24.6 gene encoding reticulon-4 receptor isoform X2 has protein sequence MRIEVLLFARNLFSSLSWESFQIMSELHELDLTANEVGLVTVSAVPLLLRLAVLRLGRNRLTALPGRAFFACPALTELHLEDNAIESLKDDTFAGLGILEVLDLSSNRIRVLPPFLLRPLVAIETIYLENNLVGEVPDDWFNPKEDVPFLFLSANSWACFCSLTYLSAYLGDFFFNFYVRDGTIISRDPRSLVCHSPPWLKDRAVYDVHRDDLCRSTTPPQTVPTAPSAGPTGESRDEGGRGDGAVIWRPAVTEGQDEGGRGDGAVVWRPAQTASFFSLPGRTVTTMSYLATLTPSLPTTVGRQRGWNESSAASFGRPPSAGVFCVWLLAGYACLCAMGLGCTLLTLAKLAVLYKVAYEPLSATLARGRGGTAEGGAEAVYRSMLFVSRESREAYRTTLYREPGTQVALQQWSDAMGGGQDAEGGAGWRQRFSVLLRQERAEPGGVREERDWVVGEWLAQYLPGVTRDVAPLPVL, from the exons ATGCGCATAGAA GTCCTCTTGTTTGCCAGGAACCTGTTCTCCAGCCTGTCTTGGGAATCCTTCCAGATCATGAGCGAGCTGCACGAGCTGGACCTGACGGCCAACGAG GTGGGTCTGGTGACCGTAAGCGCCGTGCCGCTTCTGCTGCGCCTCGCCGTCCTCCGACTCGGACGCAATCGCCTGACGGCTCTGCCCGGCCGGGCCTTCTTCGCTTGCCCCGCCCTGACGGAGCTCCACCTGGAGGACAACGCCATCGAGTCCTTGAAGGACGACACTTTCGCCGGACTGGGAATTTTAGAG GTCCTCGACCTGTCGTCCAATCGCATCCGAGTTCTTCCGCCCTTCTTGCTCCGCCCCTTGGTTGCCATAGAAACGATCTACCTGGAAAACAACCTG GTCGGCGAGGTTCCGGACGATTGGTTCAACCCGAAGGAGGACGTGCCCTTCCTGTTTCTCTCCGCCAACTCGTGGGCGTGTTTCTGCTCGCTGACGTACCTGAGCGCGTACTTGGGCGACTTCTTCTTCAACTTCTACGTACGGGACGGCACAATCATCTCAAGAGACCCCAGAAGTTTG GTGTGTCACTCGCCTCCGTGGTTGAAAGACAGAGCCGTCTACGACGTCCATCGGGATGACCTGTGTCGGTCTACCACGCCGCCACAGACCGTCCCCACGGCTCCGTCCGCCGGCCCGACCGGCGAGAGTCGGGATGAAGGCGGCAGAGGCGACGGGGCCGTTATTTGGCGTCCCGCGGTCACTGAAGGTCAAGATGAAGGCGGTAGAGGCGACGGAGCCGTTGTTTGGCGTCCCGCGCAAACCGCTTCCTTCTTCTCGCTCCCTGGCCGCACCGTCACCACGATGTCGTACCTCGCGACTCTGACTCCGTCGCTTCCGACCACTGTCGGCCGGCAGCGTGGATGGAACGAGAGCAGCGCGGCGTCCTTTGGCCGCCCGCCCAGCGCCGGTGTATTTTGCGTGTGGTTGTTGGCCGGTTACGCGTGTCTGTGCGCGATGGGGTTAGGGTGTACCCTCCTGACTTTAGCCAAACTCGCGGTCTTGTACAAAGTAGCGTACGAACCGCTAAGCGCCACGCTCGCCAGGGGACGCGGGGGGACGGCGGAAGGCGGCGCCGAGGCCGTTTATCGTTCGATGCTTTTCGTTAGCCGCGAATCCCGTGAGGCGTACAGGACGACCCTGTACCGCGAACCCGGGACGCAGGTGGCGCTGCAGCAATGGAGCGACGCGATGGGCGGGGGTCAGGACGCCGAAGGGGGTGCCGGGTGGAGGCAACGCTTCAGCGTGCTTCTACGCCAGGAGAGAGCGGAGCCGGGCGGGGTGAGGGAGGAGCGAGATTGGGTGGTGGGCGAGTGGCTGGCGCAGTATCTTCCGGGCGTGACCCGTGATGTCGCTCCGCTTCCTGTTTTATAG